A genomic stretch from Balaenoptera musculus isolate JJ_BM4_2016_0621 chromosome 9, mBalMus1.pri.v3, whole genome shotgun sequence includes:
- the LSM8 gene encoding LSM8 homolog, U6 small nuclear RNA associated yields MNRVLIICQALQELLLVLQQFDDAAVRYSRGICCRQSAGAAASSWRAVLAPLVAGPTVLPAAGPSIMTSALENYINRTVAVITSDGRMIVGTLKGFDQTINLILDESHERVFSSSQGVEQVVLGLYIVRGDNVAVIGEIDEETDSALDLGNIRAEPLNSVAH; encoded by the exons ATGAATCGggtgcttattatatgccaggcttTACAAGAATTACTTTTAGTCCTCCAACAATTTGATGAT GCAGCAGTGCGGTACTCTCGCGGTATTTGCTGCCGCCAGTCGGCGGGAGCCGCCGCTAGTTCCTGGCGGGCCGTTTTAGCTCCCCTTGTCGCCGGTCCTACTGTGTTGCCAGCTGCCGGACCGAGCATCATGACGTCCGCCTTGGAGAACTACATCAACC GAACTGTTGCTGTCATTACTTCTGATGGGAGAATGATTGTG GGAACACTGAAAGGTTTTGACCAGACCATTAATTTGATTTTGGATGAAAGCCATGAACGAGTGTTCAGCTCTTCACAGGGAGTAGAACAAGTGGTACTAGGTTTATACATCGTGAGAGGTGATAATGT TGCAGTCATTGGAGAAATTGATGAAGAGACAGATTCTGCACTTGATTTGGGGAATATTCGAGCAGAACCTCTGAACTCTGTAGCACACTAA